Proteins from a genomic interval of Desulfomicrobium macestii:
- the queF gene encoding NADPH-dependent 7-cyano-7-deazaguanine reductase QueF (Catalyzes the NADPH-dependent reduction of 7-cyano-7-deazaguanine (preQ0) to 7-aminomethyl-7-deazaguanine (preQ1) in queuosine biosynthesis), translated as MPHSSRMVLGRQVDYSRRYDPDQLCPIPRSLGRGAAGIEGAETFGHGEDIWNIFELSWLNASGKPLVAMAEVRVPWNSPCLIESKSLKLYCNSFNMTALESADELRRTMTRDLSRAAGADVTVRIIAAEEFSQCTLAEPEGTCIDGLDITGFTYEPDAALLGTASDPARETLFTRLFRSCCPVTGQPDWATLRITYAGPRILHDGLLRYLVSYREHQGFHEACVEKIHADIHRRCGAQELEVSARFTRRGGLDINPVRSTHPGPWPNPRDPRQ; from the coding sequence ATGCCACATTCAAGCCGCATGGTTCTCGGCAGGCAGGTGGATTACAGCCGGCGCTACGACCCGGACCAGCTCTGCCCCATCCCCCGCTCCCTCGGGCGCGGGGCCGCCGGCATCGAAGGCGCGGAAACTTTCGGCCATGGCGAGGACATATGGAACATCTTCGAGCTCTCCTGGCTGAACGCGTCAGGGAAGCCGCTGGTGGCCATGGCCGAAGTGCGGGTGCCGTGGAATTCGCCCTGCCTGATCGAATCGAAATCACTCAAGCTCTATTGCAACTCATTCAACATGACCGCCCTTGAAAGCGCTGACGAACTTCGCCGGACCATGACACGCGACCTCTCGCGGGCCGCCGGGGCGGATGTGACGGTGCGGATCATCGCCGCTGAAGAGTTCTCGCAATGCACGCTGGCCGAGCCCGAAGGGACATGCATCGACGGGCTGGACATCACGGGCTTCACCTATGAACCCGACGCGGCCCTGCTCGGAACTGCGTCAGACCCTGCGCGCGAAACCCTCTTCACCCGGCTGTTCCGCTCCTGCTGCCCGGTGACCGGCCAGCCCGACTGGGCCACGCTGCGCATCACCTATGCCGGTCCGCGCATCCTGCACGACGGCCTGCTGCGCTACCTGGTCTCGTACCGGGAACATCAGGGGTTTCACGAAGCCTGCGTGGAGAAGATTCATGCCGACATCCACCGACGCTGCGGCGCGCAGGAGCTTGAGGTCAGCGCGCGCTTCACCCGGCGCGGCGGACTGGACATAAATCCCGTCCGTTCGACCCACCCCGGCCCGTGGCCGAATCCGCGCGATCCGAGGCAATAA
- a CDS encoding proline--tRNA ligase, translating to MLFSKFYVPTLKETPAEAEVISHKLLLRAGMIRKLTSGIYTYMPLGLRAINKVANIVREEMNRAGAQEISMPMVQPADLWQESGRWDFYGKELLRLKDRNGRDYCLGPTHEEVITDLVRGEVRSYRQLPINLYQIQTKFRDEIRPRFGLMRGREFIMKDAYSFDKDDEGVNASYQAMYDAYERIFTRLGLEFRAVSADSGAIGGSFSHEFMVLADTGEDTLAVCTSCSYAANLEKAETKPQPMCTQTCAAHEQVATPGKHTVEDVAGFLAVATTQVMKTLLFDVDGKSVAVLLRGDREVNDVKLKNLLGATSVELATPEQVVAWTGAPVGFAGPVGLKVDAIYADHEIAAGTDFVCGANAADAHLIHVDPRRDITLSTDAAPLGYADLRSITLDDPCPACGGPLTMPKGIEVGHVFKLGTKYSKSMNATFLDENGKEQVLIMGCYGIGVSRVVAASIEQNNDANGMIFPPSIAPFEVNVLAMSTKDEKVMTMGREIHDWLEGQGIDTLFDDRDERPGVKFNEADLLGSPMQIVIGGKGLERGVLEAKNRKTGEKRELPVADWRNAVLEWRKEVMKEWGLA from the coding sequence ATGCTGTTCAGCAAATTCTACGTTCCCACCCTGAAGGAAACCCCGGCCGAGGCCGAGGTCATCAGCCACAAGCTTCTGCTGCGCGCGGGCATGATCCGCAAGCTGACCAGCGGCATCTACACCTACATGCCGCTGGGCCTTCGCGCCATCAACAAGGTCGCAAACATCGTGCGCGAGGAGATGAACCGGGCCGGGGCCCAGGAGATCTCCATGCCCATGGTGCAGCCGGCCGACCTGTGGCAGGAGAGCGGGCGCTGGGATTTCTACGGCAAGGAGCTCCTGCGCCTGAAAGACCGTAACGGCCGCGACTACTGCCTCGGACCCACGCACGAGGAGGTCATCACCGACCTGGTCCGCGGCGAGGTCCGCTCCTACCGGCAGCTGCCCATCAACCTGTACCAGATCCAGACCAAGTTTCGCGACGAGATCCGTCCGCGCTTCGGCCTCATGCGCGGCCGCGAGTTCATCATGAAGGACGCCTACTCCTTCGACAAGGACGACGAGGGCGTGAACGCGAGCTACCAGGCCATGTACGACGCCTACGAGCGCATCTTCACCCGCCTGGGCCTGGAGTTCCGCGCCGTCAGCGCCGACTCGGGGGCCATCGGCGGCAGTTTTTCCCATGAGTTCATGGTCCTGGCCGACACGGGCGAGGACACCCTGGCCGTGTGCACGTCCTGTTCCTACGCCGCCAACCTCGAGAAGGCCGAAACGAAGCCCCAGCCCATGTGCACGCAGACCTGCGCCGCACATGAGCAGGTGGCCACTCCGGGCAAGCACACGGTGGAAGACGTGGCCGGATTCCTGGCCGTGGCCACGACCCAGGTCATGAAGACCCTGCTCTTCGACGTGGACGGTAAATCCGTGGCCGTGCTGCTGCGCGGCGACCGCGAGGTCAACGACGTGAAGCTGAAAAACCTTCTCGGCGCGACCAGCGTCGAGCTGGCCACCCCGGAACAGGTCGTGGCCTGGACCGGCGCACCCGTGGGTTTTGCCGGACCTGTGGGACTGAAAGTCGACGCCATTTACGCGGATCACGAGATCGCGGCGGGCACGGATTTTGTCTGCGGGGCCAACGCCGCCGACGCGCACCTGATCCATGTCGACCCGCGCCGCGACATCACCCTGTCCACGGACGCCGCGCCACTGGGTTACGCGGACCTGCGCTCCATCACCCTGGACGACCCCTGCCCGGCCTGCGGCGGTCCCCTGACCATGCCCAAGGGCATCGAGGTCGGCCATGTCTTCAAGCTCGGCACCAAGTATTCCAAGTCCATGAACGCCACCTTCCTGGACGAGAACGGCAAGGAGCAGGTCCTCATCATGGGCTGCTACGGCATCGGCGTGAGCCGCGTGGTGGCCGCCAGCATCGAGCAGAACAACGACGCGAACGGCATGATCTTCCCGCCGTCCATCGCCCCCTTCGAGGTCAACGTCCTGGCCATGTCCACCAAGGACGAGAAAGTCATGACCATGGGCCGCGAAATCCACGACTGGCTGGAGGGCCAGGGCATCGACACCCTGTTCGACGACCGCGATGAACGCCCGGGCGTGAAGTTCAACGAGGCCGACCTGCTGGGCTCCCCCATGCAGATCGTCATCGGCGGCAAGGGCCTGGAGCGGGGCGTGCTCGAGGCCAAGAACCGCAAGACCGGCGAGAAGAGGGAACTGCCCGTGGCGGACTGGAGGAATGCGGTTCTTGAGTGGCGCAAGGAAGTGATGAAGGAGTGGGGACTGGCATAA
- the xseA gene encoding exodeoxyribonuclease VII large subunit, translating to MHIFSVRTLTQAVKDVLEGEFPFVWVRGQVSNLSRPPSGHVYFSLKDDDATLSVVWFKGAQPKGAADGGERVNPVTGEVESGEPFQLGDGQEVLVAGRMNVYPPRGAYQLVAELVQGQGLGELAVAFEAMKAKLAAKGYFDPDRKMSPPRNPRRVAVVTAPQGAALQDFLRIAGERGYGATIRVYPSLVQGESASAQISAALDRADRDGWAEVIVLIRGGGSLEDLWAFNTEPVAEAIFRSRLPVVCGVGHEVDTTIADMVADQRAATPSHAAQLLWTERGVLLQQADEIFLALTRGMGRLLDVRERNLQQQTQGLNWHSPARRIERWGFELERLQDRLRQAARTQLESRATTLARLEDRLHRSFGPAAMLSLRSDLDRADAALEQAGARFVRIRLEALRGFEGRLAALDPAAPLARGYALVRGSVGFVRSREDVRAGDQIRVQVADGEFSAEVLP from the coding sequence ATGCACATATTCTCCGTCCGCACCCTCACCCAAGCCGTCAAGGATGTCCTTGAGGGCGAGTTCCCTTTTGTCTGGGTGCGTGGGCAGGTTTCGAACCTTTCCAGGCCTCCGTCCGGGCATGTGTATTTTTCCTTGAAGGACGATGACGCCACCTTGAGCGTGGTCTGGTTCAAGGGGGCTCAGCCCAAGGGCGCCGCTGATGGTGGCGAGCGGGTCAATCCTGTCACCGGAGAGGTTGAGAGCGGGGAGCCCTTTCAGCTTGGCGATGGGCAGGAAGTGCTCGTGGCCGGGCGCATGAACGTCTATCCGCCGCGCGGGGCCTATCAGCTGGTGGCGGAGCTTGTGCAGGGACAGGGGCTGGGCGAGCTGGCCGTGGCCTTCGAGGCCATGAAGGCCAAGCTGGCAGCCAAGGGGTATTTCGATCCGGACCGCAAGATGAGCCCGCCGCGCAACCCGCGTCGGGTCGCCGTGGTCACGGCTCCCCAGGGCGCGGCCTTGCAGGATTTTTTGCGTATAGCCGGTGAGCGGGGGTACGGCGCCACCATTCGGGTGTATCCTAGCCTGGTGCAGGGCGAGAGCGCTTCGGCCCAGATTTCCGCGGCCCTGGACCGCGCCGACCGCGACGGCTGGGCCGAGGTCATCGTGCTCATTCGCGGCGGCGGCTCTCTTGAGGATCTTTGGGCCTTCAACACCGAACCCGTGGCCGAGGCCATCTTCCGCTCGCGCCTGCCCGTGGTCTGCGGGGTCGGGCATGAGGTGGATACGACCATCGCGGACATGGTGGCGGATCAGCGCGCGGCTACGCCCTCTCACGCGGCGCAGCTTTTGTGGACGGAGCGCGGCGTACTGCTTCAGCAGGCCGACGAGATTTTTCTGGCCTTGACCCGTGGCATGGGCCGTTTGCTGGACGTGCGCGAGCGGAACCTGCAACAGCAGACGCAGGGGCTGAACTGGCATTCTCCGGCCAGGCGCATCGAGCGCTGGGGCTTTGAACTGGAAAGGCTTCAGGACCGCCTGCGCCAGGCCGCCCGGACACAGCTCGAAAGTCGCGCCACGACCCTGGCGCGTCTGGAGGATCGCTTGCATCGTTCTTTTGGTCCGGCCGCGATGCTGTCCCTGCGTTCCGATCTGGATCGCGCCGACGCGGCCCTGGAGCAGGCCGGAGCACGTTTTGTGCGCATCCGCCTGGAGGCCCTGCGCGGGTTTGAGGGCCGTCTTGCCGCTCTTGACCCGGCTGCTCCACTGGCGCGAGGCTACGCTCTGGTTCGGGGATCGGTCGGTTTTGTGCGTTCGCGGGAGGATGTGCGGGCGGGGGATCAAATCCGCGTACAGGTCGCGGACGGGGAATTTTCAGCGGAGGTGCTGCCATGA
- the xseB gene encoding exodeoxyribonuclease VII small subunit: MAKTQQSFEKRLERVKEITAMLEGGDLPLEQGVKLFQEGVRLSRECGAELEQARIIVESAGQEPPAESGVPGDEA; encoded by the coding sequence ATGGCTAAGACACAGCAATCTTTCGAAAAGCGGCTGGAGCGGGTCAAGGAGATCACGGCGATGCTTGAAGGCGGAGACCTGCCTCTTGAGCAGGGGGTGAAGCTCTTTCAGGAAGGCGTGCGTCTCTCCAGGGAGTGCGGCGCGGAACTTGAGCAGGCCCGCATCATCGTGGAGAGCGCCGGTCAGGAGCCCCCGGCGGAGTCCGGTGTTCCGGGAGACGAGGCATGA
- a CDS encoding pirin family protein — MRRAIKTIYKGEPVTEGAGVKLRRVFGYYEAPDFDPFLMFDDFRSDRPEDFKRGFPWHPHRGIETITYVIKGDVEHGDSMGNTGVISSGDVQWMTAGSGIVHQEMPKGDANGSMHGFQLWANLPAAEKMMVPRYRGLTAAQIPQTTLDDGTLVKVIAGHVEGVHGPMDDIVIQPKYLDCSVPAGIGFTHALPGDHTAFIYVIEGAGAVEGQAVTNRDLVLFGPGDSLAVKAGPEGIRFLLISGRPLGEPIAWRGPIVMNTKAELDLAFKEYHEGTFIKHPVNQPL, encoded by the coding sequence ATGCGACGAGCGATCAAAACCATTTACAAGGGAGAACCCGTGACCGAAGGAGCGGGAGTCAAGCTGCGACGGGTTTTCGGCTATTACGAAGCCCCCGATTTCGACCCCTTCCTCATGTTCGACGACTTCAGGTCCGACAGGCCCGAGGATTTCAAACGCGGTTTCCCCTGGCATCCGCACCGGGGCATCGAGACCATCACCTATGTCATCAAGGGAGATGTCGAACACGGAGACAGCATGGGAAACACGGGCGTGATCTCCAGCGGCGACGTGCAATGGATGACCGCGGGCTCCGGCATTGTCCATCAGGAGATGCCCAAAGGCGACGCAAACGGCTCCATGCACGGCTTTCAACTCTGGGCCAATCTGCCGGCGGCCGAAAAAATGATGGTTCCGCGCTACCGTGGACTGACCGCCGCGCAGATCCCCCAGACCACCCTTGACGACGGCACGCTGGTCAAGGTGATCGCTGGCCACGTCGAGGGCGTGCACGGCCCCATGGACGACATAGTCATCCAGCCAAAGTATCTGGATTGCTCCGTTCCCGCCGGAATCGGATTCACCCACGCTCTGCCCGGCGACCACACCGCCTTCATTTACGTCATCGAAGGCGCGGGCGCGGTGGAAGGCCAAGCGGTGACCAACCGCGACCTGGTCCTCTTCGGACCCGGGGACTCGCTGGCCGTCAAGGCAGGCCCGGAAGGCATCCGTTTCCTGCTGATCAGCGGGCGCCCTTTGGGCGAACCCATCGCCTGGCGCGGTCCCATCGTCATGAACACCAAGGCCGAACTCGACCTTGCCTTCAAGGAATACCACGAAGGCACCTTCATCAAGCACCCCGTCAACCAGCCCCTCTAA
- a CDS encoding universal stress protein, which yields MKILAALDQSTYATLVLKKAMETAAKENAELTTLTISTAPFNNLYLGEISGEFQEKIRQGVQETVQRIKDQAKAADAKVNVVVQESPSPADAIVEYAEKNGIDLIIIGNKGAGAVERFLIGSVSSKVVSHSPCSVMVIKK from the coding sequence ATGAAGATCCTGGCGGCTCTCGATCAATCGACCTACGCAACTCTGGTGCTCAAGAAGGCAATGGAAACCGCGGCCAAGGAAAACGCGGAACTTACGACCCTGACCATTTCCACCGCGCCCTTCAACAACCTGTATCTTGGAGAAATTTCAGGGGAATTTCAGGAAAAGATTCGCCAAGGCGTTCAGGAAACCGTGCAGCGTATCAAGGATCAGGCCAAGGCCGCCGACGCCAAGGTGAATGTCGTGGTGCAGGAAAGCCCGTCTCCGGCCGACGCCATCGTCGAATATGCCGAGAAGAACGGAATCGACCTCATAATCATCGGCAACAAGGGCGCGGGAGCGGTTGAACGGTTCCTCATCGGCAGCGTCTCAAGCAAGGTTGTTTCGCATTCCCCATGCTCGGTCATGGTGATCAAGAAGTAA
- a CDS encoding polyprenyl synthetase family protein, with the protein MNPREMKVELGALGALVESRLATIFSDGLTPERLAASMDYSLMAGGKRLRPVLCLAWAELAGGRADKVLDFACAIECIHTYSLIHDDLPAMDDDDLRRGKPSNHKQFDEATAILAGDGLLTEAFTLASSLELQPDRILKAIFHLSTAAGPRGMVGGQVLDMGLTGKSASLPQLREMHAKKTGALIETSCVTGCILGGGGDSDQALASEYGRAIGLAFQVTDDILDVIGDEAALGKPVGSDEAQGKSTYPALLGIDQSRVLARQSVDQALAALSGFSHPRADFLRAVGLYILDRTH; encoded by the coding sequence ATGAATCCGCGAGAAATGAAGGTCGAACTGGGGGCCCTGGGCGCCTTGGTGGAATCCCGCCTGGCCACGATTTTCAGCGACGGTCTGACTCCCGAGCGACTGGCCGCCTCCATGGACTACTCGCTCATGGCCGGGGGCAAACGGCTGCGTCCGGTGCTCTGTCTGGCCTGGGCGGAACTGGCCGGGGGCCGCGCGGACAAGGTGCTTGATTTCGCCTGCGCCATCGAGTGCATCCACACCTATTCCCTCATTCATGACGACCTGCCGGCCATGGACGACGATGACCTGCGTCGGGGCAAGCCCTCCAACCACAAGCAGTTCGACGAAGCCACGGCCATCCTGGCCGGAGACGGCCTGCTGACCGAGGCCTTCACCCTGGCCTCGTCGCTTGAGCTGCAACCGGACAGGATTCTCAAGGCCATTTTTCACCTCTCGACTGCTGCCGGTCCGCGTGGCATGGTCGGCGGCCAGGTTTTGGACATGGGCCTGACCGGCAAATCTGCAAGCCTGCCGCAATTGCGCGAGATGCATGCCAAGAAGACCGGGGCGCTGATCGAGACTTCCTGTGTCACGGGCTGCATTCTCGGCGGCGGAGGCGATTCCGATCAGGCCTTGGCCTCGGAATACGGCCGGGCCATCGGGCTGGCTTTTCAGGTTACGGACGACATTCTGGACGTGATCGGGGACGAGGCTGCCCTCGGCAAGCCCGTGGGCAGCGATGAGGCCCAGGGCAAGTCGACCTATCCGGCCCTGCTCGGCATCGACCAGAGCCGGGTTCTGGCCAGGCAGAGCGTGGATCAGGCCTTGGCCGCGCTGTCCGGGTTTTCACACCCCCGCGCCGATTTTCTGCGGGCCGTCGGCCTCTATATTTTGGATCGAACGCATTAG
- a CDS encoding M23 family metallopeptidase, protein MMLRRVLFFMLAFLTFPVVQGAALHAAQLRLECPEVIGIGLPFVVRVESDAPLDRLRVEWAGKTLQVPGAGKSSVEFLLGTDVLKSKPGTETLRILKLGHDPLAVQTSILIEDREFPEQRLTVPTEMASPPAAVQERIARENAEVRAVLGTVSPDNHLVLPFMRPVPGEVSSAYGLKRFFNDLERNPHRGLDLRAALGDPVRAAAPGRIVLAADHYYGGRSVFLDHGLGVFTVYMHLDEFKVRQGDMVEAGDVVGLAGQTGRVTGPHLHLGLYVLDLAMDPAALFFANSVQ, encoded by the coding sequence ATGATGTTGCGACGCGTTCTTTTTTTCATGCTTGCGTTCTTGACGTTTCCGGTCGTGCAGGGCGCTGCCCTGCATGCCGCGCAGCTTCGTCTGGAATGCCCCGAGGTCATCGGCATTGGCTTGCCGTTCGTGGTCAGGGTCGAATCCGACGCGCCTCTGGACAGGCTCCGCGTGGAGTGGGCCGGGAAGACGCTGCAAGTACCGGGGGCCGGGAAGTCGAGCGTGGAATTCCTGCTCGGCACGGATGTCCTGAAGTCCAAACCCGGCACCGAGACTCTGCGCATTCTCAAGCTGGGCCACGATCCTCTGGCCGTACAGACTTCGATTCTGATCGAGGATCGTGAATTTCCCGAGCAGCGCCTGACCGTGCCGACGGAAATGGCCAGCCCTCCGGCGGCGGTACAGGAGCGCATCGCGCGGGAAAACGCCGAGGTGCGCGCGGTGCTGGGCACGGTTTCGCCGGACAACCATCTGGTCCTGCCGTTCATGCGCCCGGTTCCGGGCGAAGTCAGCAGCGCCTACGGCCTGAAGCGATTCTTCAACGATCTGGAACGCAATCCCCACCGTGGACTCGATCTGCGGGCCGCGCTGGGAGACCCCGTGCGGGCCGCCGCGCCCGGGCGGATCGTGCTGGCCGCGGATCATTATTATGGCGGCCGTTCTGTTTTTCTTGATCACGGTCTGGGCGTGTTCACGGTCTACATGCATCTGGACGAGTTCAAGGTCAGGCAGGGCGACATGGTCGAGGCCGGAGATGTCGTCGGGCTGGCGGGTCAGACCGGCCGGGTCACCGGTCCGCATCTGCACCTGGGGCTTTATGTGCTCGATCTGGCAATGGACCCGGCAGCTCTTTTTTTCGCAAATTCTGTCCAATAA
- the dxs gene encoding 1-deoxy-D-xylulose-5-phosphate synthase has product MTEQILQELFPTLAAIKSPGDVQTLDEKELTRLGEEIRRMIIQTVSATGGHLAPSLGVVELTMALLRVFNPARDRIVWDVGHQAYAYKLLTGRLDRFHTLRQLDGISGFPRTCESPYDHFGVGHSSTSISAALGMAAARDLAHQDHKVVAVIGDGSMTAGLAYEGLNQAGGLGKDLVVVLNDNEMSISRNVGALSSFLSRKLSKRWVQRFKKEAESIMRQIPKIGDDIAEYARRSEDSLKSFFTPGMLFEAFRFTYIGPLQGHDMRMLTNVFQQTRELEGPILVHVLTKKGKGYAPAETNPTFYHGVGCFEPETGAARKFDACALPSYTEVFGSTLCKLAEEDERVVAITAAMPEGTGVSCFADKYPERFFDVGICEQHAVTFAAGLASQGMKPVVAIYSTFMQRSYDQIVHDVCLQNLNVTLCLDRGGLVGEDGATHHGVYDLSFLRHIPNLVVMAPRNEPELQHMLATALAFDGPVALRYPRGVGEGAPLAQTPTILPIGQGELLREGTDGVVVALGSRVSPALEAARMLCEETGKDVAVFNARFVKPLPAEQLLALAASQPFMLLVEENALPGGFGSAVLELLADHDALSNLRVRRLGVPDRFVEHGSQKELRARLGINRDGILKALHALVR; this is encoded by the coding sequence ATGACTGAGCAAATCCTGCAGGAACTTTTTCCCACTCTGGCCGCCATCAAGAGTCCCGGCGATGTGCAGACCCTGGATGAAAAGGAACTGACCAGGCTTGGCGAAGAGATTCGCCGCATGATCATTCAGACTGTGTCCGCCACGGGTGGGCATCTGGCCCCGTCCCTTGGCGTGGTGGAACTGACCATGGCGCTTTTGCGCGTCTTCAACCCCGCCCGCGATCGCATCGTCTGGGACGTGGGGCATCAGGCCTATGCCTACAAACTCCTGACCGGCCGCCTGGATCGTTTCCACACCCTGCGCCAGTTGGACGGCATCAGCGGTTTTCCCCGCACCTGCGAAAGCCCTTACGACCACTTCGGCGTGGGCCACTCCTCGACCTCCATCTCCGCCGCCCTGGGCATGGCCGCGGCCCGCGACCTGGCTCATCAGGACCACAAGGTCGTGGCCGTCATCGGCGACGGCTCCATGACCGCCGGGCTCGCTTACGAAGGCCTCAATCAGGCCGGCGGACTGGGCAAGGATCTGGTGGTGGTGCTGAACGACAACGAGATGTCCATTTCGCGCAATGTCGGGGCGCTGTCGTCATTCCTCAGTCGGAAGCTGTCCAAGCGCTGGGTGCAGCGGTTCAAGAAGGAAGCCGAGAGCATCATGCGCCAGATCCCGAAGATCGGCGACGACATCGCCGAATACGCCCGTCGCAGCGAGGACTCCCTGAAGAGCTTCTTTACGCCGGGCATGCTTTTCGAGGCTTTTCGCTTCACGTATATCGGTCCCTTGCAGGGGCACGACATGCGCATGCTGACCAACGTTTTCCAGCAGACCAGGGAGCTTGAGGGACCGATTCTGGTTCATGTCCTGACCAAGAAGGGCAAGGGCTACGCGCCGGCCGAAACCAACCCGACCTTTTATCACGGCGTGGGCTGTTTCGAGCCCGAGACCGGCGCGGCCCGAAAGTTCGATGCCTGCGCACTGCCGAGCTACACCGAGGTTTTCGGTTCCACGCTGTGCAAGCTGGCCGAGGAGGACGAGCGCGTCGTGGCCATCACCGCCGCCATGCCTGAAGGCACCGGAGTGAGCTGCTTCGCGGATAAATATCCGGAACGCTTTTTCGACGTCGGCATCTGCGAACAGCACGCCGTGACCTTTGCCGCCGGCCTCGCCTCCCAGGGCATGAAGCCTGTGGTCGCCATCTATTCGACCTTCATGCAGCGCTCCTACGATCAGATCGTGCACGACGTCTGTCTGCAGAACCTGAACGTGACCCTCTGCCTGGACCGGGGCGGTCTGGTGGGGGAGGACGGAGCCACCCATCACGGCGTTTACGATCTGTCCTTCTTGCGTCACATCCCCAACCTAGTGGTCATGGCCCCGCGCAATGAACCCGAACTGCAGCACATGCTGGCCACGGCCCTGGCTTTTGACGGCCCCGTGGCCCTGCGTTACCCGCGCGGAGTGGGCGAAGGCGCGCCTCTGGCACAGACGCCGACGATCCTGCCCATCGGACAGGGGGAGCTGCTGCGCGAGGGCACGGACGGAGTCGTCGTGGCGCTCGGCAGCCGCGTCAGCCCCGCGCTGGAAGCGGCGCGCATGCTGTGCGAGGAGACGGGCAAGGACGTGGCCGTGTTCAACGCCCGCTTCGTCAAACCCCTGCCCGCAGAGCAACTTCTGGCCTTGGCCGCATCGCAGCCTTTCATGCTTCTGGTCGAGGAGAACGCCTTGCCCGGAGGATTCGGTTCCGCCGTGCTTGAGCTTTTGGCCGATCACGACGCGCTTTCAAACCTGCGCGTGAGACGCCTTGGCGTTCCCGACCGTTTCGTCGAGCATGGCAGTCAGAAGGAACTGCGGGCCAGACTGGGCATCAATCGGGACGGTATCTTGAAGGCATTGCATGCCCTGGTGCGTTGA
- a CDS encoding PDDEXK nuclease domain-containing protein encodes MKKLVLPETTDSTSLVNTLRDLIRQSRQQVLRSVDTIQVQTYWQIGRHIVEFEQGGQARADYGKRLLSNLADALTQEFGKGFDERNLRNMRAFFQCFPNWNAVRSELSWTHYRLLLRVDSAEARNWYMDETAGQNWSTRVLERQIGTLFYERLLSSKDKQRLLEDSREQMRSEIGSPRDFVRDPVMLEFLGVRDLAGLLESDLEQALMNKLQQFLLELGKGFAFVARQQRVSTETQDFYIDLVFYNYVLKCFVLIDLKTGHLSHQDIGQMDMYVRLYDDLRRGEGDNPTVGILLCGSRDHSVVRYSVLHESEHLFASKYRLVLPSEEELRRELDRETQAAQARQSE; translated from the coding sequence ATGAAAAAGCTTGTACTGCCGGAGACGACTGATTCAACCAGTCTCGTGAATACGCTCCGGGACTTGATCCGTCAGTCGCGGCAGCAGGTGCTGCGCAGCGTTGATACCATACAGGTGCAAACGTATTGGCAGATCGGCAGGCATATCGTTGAGTTCGAACAGGGCGGGCAGGCTCGAGCTGATTATGGTAAGCGGTTGTTATCCAATTTGGCGGACGCGCTGACCCAGGAATTCGGCAAAGGGTTTGATGAGCGTAACTTGCGGAATATGCGGGCTTTTTTTCAGTGCTTTCCAAATTGGAACGCGGTGCGTTCCGAATTGAGCTGGACGCATTATCGCCTGCTGCTGCGGGTGGATTCAGCGGAGGCCCGCAACTGGTATATGGACGAAACGGCGGGGCAGAATTGGAGCACGCGGGTTTTAGAGCGGCAGATAGGCACCCTGTTTTACGAACGCCTGTTGTCCAGCAAGGATAAGCAGAGGTTGCTCGAAGATTCCCGAGAGCAGATGCGGTCGGAGATCGGTTCGCCACGTGACTTTGTACGCGATCCGGTCATGTTGGAATTTCTGGGCGTTCGTGATTTGGCAGGGTTGCTGGAGTCTGATTTGGAGCAGGCGCTCATGAACAAGCTCCAGCAATTTCTGCTGGAGCTTGGCAAGGGCTTTGCCTTTGTCGCACGCCAACAGCGCGTCAGCACTGAAACGCAGGATTTTTATATTGACCTCGTGTTCTATAATTATGTGCTCAAGTGTTTTGTGCTGATCGATCTGAAGACAGGTCATCTTTCGCATCAGGACATCGGTCAGATGGACATGTATGTGCGTCTGTATGACGATTTGCGACGCGGGGAGGGCGACAACCCGACTGTTGGGATATTGCTGTGCGGCAGCAGGGATCACTCGGTTGTCAGGTATTCAGTATTGCATGAAAGCGAACATCTATTCGCCAGTAAATACAGGTTGGTGCTGCCGAGCGAAGAGGAACTGCGCCGGGAACTGGACCGAGAAACTCAGGCCGCGCAGGCGCGGCAAAGCGAATAA